Proteins found in one Nitratireductor kimnyeongensis genomic segment:
- a CDS encoding TIM barrel protein: protein MTNEAFFALNHMCAPHRPISAFFDLAISLGIKDVEIRNDLEGNAILDGTSPASVRGQAEAHGLRILSINALQRFNDWNGTREAEARTLIAYARDCGAEALVLVPVNDGTGTADRERQANLRTALKGLRPLLKDAGIIGLVEPLGFETCSLRLKSEAVEAIASLDASGTFRLVHDTFHHTLSGEKNLHVAETGLVHISGVVDTALSVSDMRDGHRVLVDVNDRLDNVGQISALCSEGYRGPFSFEPFADSVHMSDDLHSDLEESMQHLRATAFPPPA from the coding sequence ATGACGAACGAAGCTTTCTTTGCGCTCAACCACATGTGCGCCCCCCATCGCCCGATTTCCGCCTTCTTCGATCTCGCCATTTCGCTTGGCATCAAAGACGTGGAAATCCGCAACGATCTGGAAGGCAACGCCATTCTGGATGGTACGTCGCCGGCGTCGGTCCGTGGGCAGGCAGAGGCGCACGGGCTGCGCATCCTCTCCATCAATGCGCTGCAGCGCTTCAACGACTGGAACGGCACACGCGAGGCGGAAGCCCGAACTCTGATTGCCTATGCGCGTGATTGCGGCGCAGAGGCGCTGGTGCTCGTGCCCGTCAATGACGGCACCGGAACCGCCGATCGAGAGCGGCAGGCCAATCTGCGAACTGCGCTGAAGGGCTTGCGCCCGCTTCTCAAAGACGCCGGCATCATTGGCCTTGTCGAACCGCTCGGCTTCGAAACCTGTTCCCTGCGCCTCAAATCGGAAGCCGTCGAGGCAATCGCCTCGCTGGATGCTTCCGGGACCTTCCGGCTCGTCCATGACACGTTTCATCACACGCTTTCCGGCGAGAAGAACCTCCACGTTGCCGAGACCGGGCTCGTTCACATTTCCGGTGTCGTCGACACGGCGCTTTCGGTCTCCGACATGCGCGACGGACATCGGGTTCTGGTCGATGTGAACGACCGGCTGGACAATGTCGGGCAAATCTCAGCCCTGTGCTCTGAAGGCTATCGAGGGCCGTTTTCGTTCGAGCCTTTTGCGGATTCCGTCCATATGTCCGACGATCTGCACAGCGACCTCGAAGAGAGCATGCAGCACCTGCGCGCCACCGCTTTCCCACCACCCGCCTGA
- the purU gene encoding formyltetrahydrofolate deformylase, which produces MTEKTFHINLTCEDRPGIVAAVTTELAGLGANIAESNQFWDRQSNRFFMRIAATAPAGVDRDGLLRALEPAIARFDMKTAIADTERRPKIIIMVSKFDHALLHLLYQIRVGWLDAEVVAIVSNHEDSRRTAEMEGIPYHCWKVTKDNKAEQEAKLLDLFKETGADLVILARYMQVLSNELSNRLYGKVINIHHSFLPSFKGAKPYHQAHERGVKLIGATAHYVTPDLDEGPIIEQETERVTHAMTAEDFVATGRDIESRVLARAVKLHLENRVMMNGHKTVVFG; this is translated from the coding sequence ATGACCGAGAAGACGTTTCACATCAATCTCACCTGCGAAGACCGCCCCGGCATTGTTGCCGCGGTGACGACGGAGCTGGCCGGTCTTGGTGCCAATATTGCCGAGTCCAACCAGTTCTGGGACCGGCAGTCGAACCGCTTCTTCATGCGCATCGCCGCGACGGCACCGGCGGGTGTGGATCGCGACGGGCTCTTGCGTGCGCTGGAGCCGGCCATTGCGCGTTTCGACATGAAGACAGCCATTGCCGACACGGAACGGCGGCCGAAAATCATCATCATGGTGTCGAAGTTCGATCACGCGCTTCTGCACCTGCTCTATCAGATCCGCGTTGGCTGGCTCGATGCCGAAGTGGTGGCCATCGTCTCGAACCACGAGGATTCACGTCGCACGGCGGAGATGGAGGGCATCCCCTATCATTGCTGGAAGGTGACAAAGGACAACAAGGCGGAGCAGGAGGCGAAGCTTCTCGACCTGTTCAAGGAGACGGGGGCCGATCTTGTGATCCTCGCGCGCTACATGCAGGTGCTTTCCAACGAGCTTTCAAACCGGCTCTACGGCAAGGTGATCAACATACACCACTCGTTTCTGCCAAGCTTCAAGGGTGCAAAACCCTATCACCAGGCGCATGAGCGAGGCGTGAAGCTGATCGGCGCGACGGCGCATTATGTGACGCCGGATCTGGACGAAGGTCCGATCATCGAGCAGGAAACCGAGCGTGTGACGCATGCTATGACAGCAGAGGATTTCGTCGCCACGGGCCGCGACATCGAGAGCCGGGTTCTCGCCCGTGCCGTCAAGCTGCACCTGGAAAACCGGGTGATGATGAACGGGCACAAGACGGTCGTCTTCGGGTGA
- a CDS encoding tripartite tricarboxylate transporter permease produces MDMLSALAQGFAVAITPTNLALALFGCFAGTLIGALPGLGPVNGVAILIPLAFSLGLEPTSALIMLSCIYYGCMYGGRISSIMLNIPGDEPAIMTTLDGYPMARAGKASEALAISAVASFIGATFATIGLTLFAPLLAKAAIYFGPADYFALYVMAFATIGGITSVNPFKTLLAAFLGLMIATVGLDPATGTARYTAGSFHLYDGFDPIVAIVGLFAISEVLVYLERVHQGHEKMVPLGRALPRFKDMMAGGWANLRGSVIGFVCGILPGAGASLGAFMSYIAEQRWSAKDGKFGEGDPRGIAAPEAGNNAASGGALIPMLTLGVPGSGTTAVMLALLISLNIQPGPLLFDRQPDLVWGLIAALYIANIALLIMNIPMIGLFTRMLSMPQWVLMPFVVMVSFLGVYSISHSTFDLFVMVGFGVIGYVLRMLGISLVPVILGLLLGADMENNLRRALSISNGDFQILFSSPIALTLYAITATMLGLAFLLAFRSRRRNRATAN; encoded by the coding sequence ATGGACATGCTCTCCGCCCTTGCGCAGGGTTTTGCAGTCGCGATCACGCCGACCAATCTGGCACTGGCGCTGTTCGGCTGCTTTGCGGGAACGCTGATCGGCGCGCTGCCGGGGCTCGGCCCCGTGAACGGCGTCGCCATCCTCATCCCGCTGGCCTTTTCACTCGGGCTGGAGCCCACGTCAGCGCTCATCATGCTGTCGTGCATCTATTATGGCTGCATGTATGGCGGGCGCATCTCCTCGATTATGCTCAACATTCCCGGCGACGAACCGGCCATCATGACAACGCTCGACGGCTATCCCATGGCGCGAGCAGGCAAGGCATCCGAGGCACTCGCCATTTCCGCCGTCGCCTCCTTTATCGGCGCGACTTTTGCCACGATTGGCCTCACACTCTTCGCGCCGCTTCTGGCCAAGGCAGCCATCTATTTCGGCCCAGCCGATTACTTTGCGCTCTATGTCATGGCCTTTGCGACAATCGGCGGCATCACCTCGGTCAATCCGTTCAAGACGCTGCTTGCCGCGTTCCTCGGCCTGATGATCGCCACGGTCGGCCTCGACCCGGCGACCGGCACGGCGCGCTATACGGCCGGTTCATTCCATCTCTATGACGGGTTCGACCCCATCGTTGCAATTGTCGGCCTGTTCGCCATTTCCGAAGTGCTGGTCTATCTGGAGCGGGTCCATCAAGGGCACGAGAAAATGGTTCCGCTCGGTCGCGCCCTGCCGCGTTTCAAGGACATGATGGCTGGCGGCTGGGCCAATTTGCGCGGCTCGGTCATCGGGTTCGTCTGCGGCATCCTGCCGGGGGCCGGGGCGTCGCTCGGCGCGTTCATGTCCTACATCGCCGAACAGCGCTGGAGCGCGAAGGACGGCAAGTTCGGCGAGGGCGATCCGCGCGGCATTGCGGCACCCGAAGCCGGCAACAATGCGGCGTCCGGCGGCGCGCTCATCCCGATGTTGACACTCGGCGTACCCGGCAGTGGCACCACGGCGGTCATGCTCGCACTGTTGATCTCGCTCAACATCCAGCCCGGACCACTGCTCTTCGACCGGCAGCCGGATCTCGTCTGGGGCCTGATCGCCGCGCTCTACATCGCCAACATCGCTCTGCTCATCATGAACATTCCGATGATCGGCCTGTTCACGCGCATGCTCTCCATGCCGCAATGGGTGCTGATGCCCTTCGTCGTCATGGTCAGCTTTCTCGGTGTCTACTCGATCAGCCATTCCACCTTCGACCTCTTCGTCATGGTCGGGTTCGGGGTGATCGGCTACGTCCTGCGCATGCTGGGCATTTCGCTGGTGCCGGTCATTCTGGGCCTGCTTCTGGGGGCGGACATGGAAAACAATCTGCGCCGCGCGCTCTCCATCTCGAACGGCGATTTCCAGATCCTGTTCTCAAGCCCCATCGCGCTGACGCTTTACGCTATCACCGCCACCATGCTCGGCCTCGCCTTCCTCCTGGCATTCCGCTCGCGCAGACGAAACCGCGCAACGGCGAACTGA
- a CDS encoding tripartite tricarboxylate transporter TctB family protein: MTDRIVGLFLLAISIWYGVTAGDYEASFGDPLGPAAFPIMLSVPAAILSLTMIIRPDEEPAWVTGKPLLLQVGAVSLLLAYAGFLEVLGFPLATFIAVALLGRILRSSWPKSIASAAIMSAFLFLAFDKLLGLPLPLLPEFVS, translated from the coding sequence GTGACAGACAGGATCGTCGGCCTTTTCCTATTGGCCATTTCGATCTGGTACGGCGTGACCGCGGGAGACTATGAGGCGAGCTTCGGCGACCCTCTTGGCCCCGCGGCCTTTCCCATCATGCTGTCCGTGCCCGCGGCCATCCTCAGCCTGACGATGATCATCCGTCCGGATGAAGAGCCGGCCTGGGTCACGGGCAAGCCGCTTCTATTGCAGGTGGGGGCGGTGTCGCTGCTGCTTGCCTATGCGGGATTTCTGGAGGTGCTCGGCTTTCCGCTCGCCACCTTCATCGCTGTCGCGCTGTTGGGGCGCATCCTGCGCAGCTCATGGCCGAAATCCATTGCCTCGGCGGCGATCATGAGCGCGTTCCTGTTTCTTGCCTTCGACAAGCTGCTCGGTCTTCCGCTGCCGCTTCTCCCAGAATTCGTGAGCTGA
- a CDS encoding Bug family tripartite tricarboxylate transporter substrate binding protein, translating into MRKLSKIFGAAVLWTSLSVAGATAAECIAPADPGGGWDFTCRTIGKMLFDQKLVDTPMQVTNMPGGVGAVAYAKVMSSRADDAELMVATSTVGVTQIAQGKYPADTSVMRWVAMLGTDVGVIVVPKDSNFKTLDDLTAALKEDPSALAVAGSSGAGGWDHIRLLMLAQAAGLSGDEYKQIRWVQFDGGGPAVTQMIGGQVQAVSTDLGEIAGFVESGDIRILAALSDDRVPAFPDSPTAKEQGLDVTGYNWRGFYTGGDVSDESYNAWVERLQKLYDTDDWKETAKGNGLVPVWRGGAEFEAYVKDQSEQMRKISQEIGVIK; encoded by the coding sequence ATGAGGAAACTTTCTAAGATTTTTGGGGCGGCTGTCCTGTGGACATCGCTTTCCGTGGCTGGTGCCACGGCAGCCGAATGCATCGCGCCTGCCGATCCCGGCGGCGGCTGGGATTTCACCTGCCGCACCATAGGCAAGATGCTGTTCGACCAGAAGCTGGTGGATACACCGATGCAGGTCACCAACATGCCGGGCGGCGTTGGCGCGGTTGCCTATGCCAAGGTCATGTCATCGCGCGCTGACGATGCGGAGCTGATGGTGGCAACCTCCACCGTGGGCGTCACGCAGATCGCGCAGGGCAAATATCCGGCCGACACGTCGGTGATGCGTTGGGTCGCGATGCTGGGCACCGATGTCGGCGTGATCGTTGTGCCGAAGGATTCGAACTTCAAGACGCTCGACGATCTGACCGCCGCTCTAAAGGAAGACCCGAGCGCACTTGCGGTTGCCGGCTCCTCTGGCGCTGGCGGCTGGGACCATATCCGTCTCCTCATGCTGGCGCAGGCCGCTGGCCTTTCGGGTGATGAATACAAGCAGATCCGCTGGGTCCAGTTCGATGGCGGTGGTCCTGCCGTGACGCAAATGATCGGCGGGCAGGTTCAGGCGGTTTCCACCGATCTGGGCGAGATCGCCGGTTTTGTGGAATCGGGCGACATTCGTATTCTGGCAGCCCTCTCCGACGACCGCGTTCCGGCCTTCCCGGATTCGCCCACCGCAAAGGAGCAGGGTCTTGACGTGACCGGCTACAACTGGCGCGGGTTCTACACGGGCGGCGATGTCTCCGACGAAAGCTACAATGCCTGGGTCGAGCGCCTGCAGAAGCTCTATGACACCGACGACTGGAAAGAGACCGCCAAGGGCAACGGCCTCGTGCCGGTGTGGCGCGGCGGCGCGGAGTTCGAGGCCTATGTGAAGGACCAGTCCGAACAGATGCGCAAGATTTCCCAGGAGATCGGAGTCATCAAGTGA
- a CDS encoding GntR family transcriptional regulator yields the protein MGEAAKVLVEQPLGERVLSRIRGDVLSLKLAPGEVVSERSLETTYGVSRTPIRQALAELIREGLVVKAERGYAIAPFDLQQLEEIFEYREIVEDAAIRLACERATPEELDAILRTVDVGLSDFTPDDWFEAGLDVHVQLAALSGNRFLRDAVQDAVNRTIRARWLVASSPEARAIAHREHNEIIALVRQRKTEEAAAAIRRHARDVRGQILQALEDSRRLFGARGFVEGG from the coding sequence ATGGGTGAGGCAGCAAAAGTCTTGGTCGAACAGCCGCTTGGCGAGCGCGTGCTTTCACGCATTCGTGGAGATGTGCTCTCGCTCAAGCTTGCGCCGGGGGAGGTCGTGTCCGAACGATCGCTGGAAACCACCTATGGCGTTTCGCGCACCCCCATCAGGCAGGCGCTGGCAGAGCTGATTCGAGAAGGGCTCGTCGTGAAAGCCGAGCGGGGCTACGCCATCGCGCCCTTCGACCTGCAGCAGCTCGAGGAAATCTTCGAGTATCGTGAGATCGTCGAGGATGCTGCAATCCGCCTTGCCTGCGAGCGGGCAACGCCGGAGGAACTGGATGCCATCTTGCGCACGGTGGACGTTGGCCTGAGCGACTTCACGCCCGACGACTGGTTCGAGGCCGGGCTCGATGTGCATGTGCAACTCGCGGCCCTTTCCGGCAATCGCTTCCTTCGCGATGCGGTACAGGATGCGGTCAACCGCACGATCCGCGCCCGCTGGCTGGTGGCGAGCTCGCCGGAGGCACGTGCCATCGCCCACCGAGAACACAATGAAATCATAGCGCTTGTCCGGCAGCGGAAAACCGAGGAGGCCGCGGCTGCCATTCGCAGGCATGCACGCGACGTGCGTGGGCAGATCCTGCAGGCGCTGGAAGATTCGCGCCGCCTTTTTGGCGCGCGCGGGTTTGTGGAAGGAGGCTGA
- a CDS encoding hydroxymethylglutaryl-CoA lyase, translating to MRAPAGHLVKGFPERVSVVEVGPRDGLQSEPQFAPTERKIALVNGLIDAGIRHLEVTSFVSPRAVPQMRDAADVLAGIDRSKGAVLTALVPNARGADRAAEAGVDAMVVFMSASESHNLKNVNRTRAQSLEGFADIVRIAGDAKIPVFGAIATSFGCPFEGEVPVSSVVEIARAYRDMGITTLSLGDTTGMATPPVVQERCQALREAVPEADIALHFHNTRGVGLACVYAGLLEGVTRYEASIGGLGGCPFVPRATGNICTEDLVYMLSECGVETGVDLEKLIGVAQEAEAMIGRTLPGQVMKAGPRLKTASMDSVATANG from the coding sequence GTGAGAGCACCAGCCGGCCACCTTGTGAAAGGGTTCCCCGAACGCGTCAGCGTCGTCGAAGTGGGGCCGCGCGACGGATTGCAGTCGGAGCCGCAATTCGCGCCGACGGAGAGAAAGATCGCGCTCGTCAACGGGCTGATCGATGCCGGCATCCGCCATCTGGAGGTCACATCCTTCGTTTCACCGCGCGCCGTGCCGCAGATGCGGGATGCGGCAGACGTTCTGGCCGGCATTGACCGATCCAAAGGAGCGGTGCTGACGGCGCTGGTGCCCAATGCGCGAGGCGCCGACCGCGCAGCCGAGGCCGGGGTCGATGCCATGGTCGTTTTCATGTCGGCCTCCGAAAGCCACAATCTGAAGAATGTGAACCGCACCCGCGCGCAATCGCTTGAAGGCTTCGCCGATATCGTGCGCATTGCAGGGGATGCGAAGATTCCGGTCTTCGGAGCGATTGCCACTTCCTTCGGTTGTCCCTTCGAGGGCGAAGTGCCGGTCTCCTCCGTGGTGGAGATTGCCCGCGCCTATCGCGACATGGGCATCACCACGCTGTCGCTGGGTGATACGACCGGCATGGCGACGCCGCCTGTGGTGCAGGAGCGCTGCCAAGCGCTGAGAGAGGCGGTGCCGGAAGCCGACATCGCGCTTCATTTCCACAACACGCGCGGCGTGGGGCTTGCCTGTGTCTATGCGGGGTTGCTGGAAGGTGTGACCCGCTATGAGGCGAGCATTGGCGGCCTTGGCGGCTGCCCCTTCGTGCCGCGCGCCACCGGCAACATCTGCACCGAGGATCTCGTCTACATGCTGAGCGAATGCGGGGTGGAAACCGGTGTCGATCTCGAAAAGCTGATCGGTGTCGCGCAGGAAGCCGAAGCGATGATCGGGCGCACGCTTCCCGGACAGGTGATGAAGGCGGGACCGCGTCTCAAGACCGCCAGCATGGACAGCGTTGCGACCGCCAATGGCTGA
- a CDS encoding CaiB/BaiF CoA transferase family protein has translation MTTKKAPLEGIRVIDLTRVLSGPFCTMMLGDMGAEVIKVEPAKGDPIREQGTLRDGFSAYYASFNRNKKSVVIDLYSARGCAVLERLIADADVLIDNFRPGVMAKMGFGEARLKALNPKLVTANVNGYGSTGPYVDRPAFDFIAQAMSGLMGVNGAEGTEPMRVAQPITDLVAGLYCAFGVVSALRARDLNGTGQHVESAMMNGAISMMAYLASEYFTTGELPARTGNDHPLVAPYGLFKARDGEIAVAPSNDVILKRFLDVLELGHLMEDPRYDTNDKRFARRPELNEMINQAVGQDTQEAWIARLNAAGVPCGKVQNLAEALNDPQTQAQEMVIEVDQPNHGPIRMLGFPVKLSDTPCRLRHPAPELGADTRAVLEASGFEADEIEALAKEGAIGGNWNAVRGSTSSP, from the coding sequence ATGACCACGAAAAAGGCGCCGCTCGAAGGCATTCGCGTCATCGATCTGACGCGGGTTCTCTCCGGCCCGTTCTGCACCATGATGCTGGGCGACATGGGGGCGGAGGTGATCAAGGTCGAACCCGCCAAGGGCGACCCGATCCGCGAACAGGGCACGCTACGCGACGGGTTCTCCGCCTATTATGCAAGCTTCAACCGCAACAAGAAATCGGTCGTCATCGATCTCTATAGCGCGCGTGGCTGCGCGGTGCTGGAGCGGCTGATCGCGGATGCCGACGTGCTGATCGACAATTTCCGCCCCGGCGTGATGGCGAAGATGGGTTTTGGCGAGGCACGTCTGAAAGCGCTCAACCCCAAGCTCGTGACCGCCAATGTGAACGGTTATGGCTCGACCGGTCCCTATGTGGATCGCCCCGCCTTCGATTTCATCGCTCAGGCCATGAGCGGTCTCATGGGCGTTAACGGTGCGGAAGGCACCGAGCCGATGCGCGTCGCGCAGCCGATTACCGATCTCGTGGCCGGTCTCTACTGTGCATTCGGCGTTGTGAGCGCGCTGCGCGCGCGCGATCTGAACGGCACGGGCCAGCATGTGGAAAGCGCCATGATGAACGGCGCGATCAGCATGATGGCCTATCTGGCGTCGGAATATTTCACCACCGGAGAGCTGCCTGCCCGCACCGGCAATGACCACCCGCTGGTCGCCCCTTACGGCCTCTTCAAGGCGCGGGACGGCGAGATTGCCGTTGCGCCCTCCAATGACGTGATCCTGAAGCGGTTTCTCGATGTGCTGGAGCTCGGTCACCTGATGGAAGATCCGCGCTACGACACGAATGACAAGCGCTTTGCCCGCCGTCCCGAACTCAACGAGATGATCAATCAGGCTGTCGGCCAGGACACGCAGGAGGCTTGGATTGCGCGGCTCAATGCCGCCGGCGTGCCCTGCGGCAAGGTGCAGAACCTGGCCGAGGCGCTGAATGACCCGCAGACGCAGGCGCAGGAAATGGTGATCGAGGTTGACCAGCCGAACCACGGCCCGATCCGCATGCTGGGCTTTCCGGTGAAGCTGAGCGACACCCCCTGCCGCCTGCGCCATCCAGCACCCGAGCTGGGGGCGGACACGAGGGCGGTCCTGGAAGCGAGCGGCTTCGAGGCTGACGAGATTGAAGCGCTGGCAAAGGAAGGTGCCATCGGGGGGAATTGGAACGCGGTGCGTGGTTCGACAAGCTCACCATGA
- a CDS encoding LLM class flavin-dependent oxidoreductase codes for MIPFSVLDLAPVPDGSSVADALNNTLDLARHAESWGYRRFWLAEHHNMAGIASAATSVLIGQVAAATKTIRVGAGGVMLPNHAPLIIAEQFGTLATLYPDRIDLGLGRAPGTDMATARALRRGLDDGEGFPRDVMELIAYLGDDEAGRQVRAIPGRGTHVPVWILGSSLYGAQLAAHLGLPYAFASHFAPAALEQAMEVYRQTFRPSEHLEKPHFMMALNVFAADTDAEGQFLKTSMQQAFANLRTGRPGPLPRPVENVVETFDPAIAAGVEQALACTAAGNPETVREALQGFISRYGPDEIIITGQIHDHAARLKSFRIAAEVMSERAATPSS; via the coding sequence ATGATCCCCTTTTCCGTTCTCGATCTGGCGCCCGTCCCTGACGGATCGAGCGTTGCCGATGCGCTGAACAACACGCTCGATCTTGCCCGCCATGCAGAGAGCTGGGGCTATCGCCGCTTCTGGCTGGCCGAACATCACAACATGGCCGGCATCGCCAGCGCGGCAACCTCGGTCCTCATCGGGCAGGTCGCTGCCGCCACCAAGACGATCCGCGTGGGCGCGGGCGGGGTGATGCTGCCCAACCACGCGCCGTTGATCATCGCCGAGCAGTTCGGCACGCTGGCCACGCTTTATCCGGACCGCATCGATCTGGGGCTTGGCCGCGCGCCGGGCACCGACATGGCCACGGCCCGCGCCCTGCGGCGCGGGCTCGACGATGGCGAAGGCTTTCCGCGCGATGTGATGGAGCTGATCGCCTATCTGGGAGACGATGAAGCGGGCCGACAAGTGCGCGCCATCCCCGGGCGCGGCACGCATGTGCCGGTCTGGATTCTTGGCTCCAGCCTTTATGGCGCGCAACTGGCCGCGCATCTGGGCCTGCCTTATGCCTTCGCCTCGCATTTCGCGCCTGCCGCGCTGGAACAGGCGATGGAGGTCTACCGCCAGACATTCCGGCCATCCGAACATTTGGAAAAGCCGCATTTCATGATGGCGCTCAATGTCTTTGCCGCCGACACGGACGCGGAGGGGCAGTTTCTCAAAACGTCCATGCAGCAGGCCTTTGCCAATCTGCGCACCGGGCGACCGGGGCCCCTGCCCCGCCCGGTGGAGAATGTGGTGGAGACCTTCGATCCCGCCATTGCCGCCGGTGTGGAACAGGCGCTGGCCTGCACCGCGGCGGGAAATCCCGAAACGGTGCGGGAAGCGCTTCAAGGGTTCATTTCCCGCTACGGGCCGGACGAAATCATCATTACCGGCCAGATTCACGACCATGCGGCGCGGCTGAAATCCTTTCGGATCGCGGCGGAGGTCATGTCCGAGCGCGCGGCAACACCGTCCTCATAA
- a CDS encoding tyrosine phosphatase family protein — MLYVCPASHLERMLQATGAQHMISLMSSSKPPSCEKIDTVPKRLHLAMHDITDLRPGLIAPAYEQIEALVEFARDWDWCSPMVVHCHAGISRSTAAAYVIANLFAREMDECALAGMLRERAPSATPNRRIVALGDRLLGREGRMIRAIHEIGRGRDAFAGEPFHYPAR, encoded by the coding sequence ATGCTCTATGTCTGTCCCGCGTCGCATCTGGAACGCATGCTGCAAGCGACCGGCGCGCAGCACATGATTTCGCTCATGTCGAGCAGCAAACCGCCTTCTTGTGAAAAGATCGATACGGTTCCGAAACGCCTGCATCTTGCCATGCACGACATCACGGATTTGCGCCCGGGGCTGATCGCACCGGCCTATGAACAGATCGAAGCTTTGGTCGAATTTGCCCGTGACTGGGACTGGTGCTCGCCCATGGTGGTGCACTGTCACGCGGGCATCAGCCGCTCCACCGCAGCGGCCTATGTCATCGCCAATCTGTTCGCCCGCGAGATGGACGAATGCGCGCTGGCCGGAATGCTGCGCGAGCGCGCGCCGAGCGCCACGCCAAACCGGCGCATTGTCGCGCTGGGCGACAGGCTGCTTGGGCGCGAAGGGCGCATGATCCGCGCCATCCACGAGATCGGACGGGGCAGGGACGCTTTTGCGGGCGAGCCGTTCCACTACCCCGCCCGCTGA
- the cobD gene encoding threonine-phosphate decarboxylase CobD produces MDIRPRLADRTVNRVTDHGGSLVQASALFPDAPMPFFDLSTGINPNPYPFSPLPASAVERLPEEADIATLAGRAADHYGAPSAAHVIAAPGTQLLLPLVASLLPPGPARILGPTYAEHARAAALAGHAVEEVERFDALYGARLAVVVNPNNPDGRLIGRSELLDLAENLQRSGGILVVDEAFMDVGPRPESLAGDVDAGNIVVLRSFGKFFGLAGLRLGFALASHDVAQWLGDWLGPWAVAGPALHAGLEALSDRDWQSTMRQDLITARVRLDALFDDAGLSIETGTDLFRFLRHPRAAQLFDHLGRNGILVRRFAGRPDCLRIGLPGDDQGFERLGLALEGWAGSGQ; encoded by the coding sequence ATGGACATCAGGCCTCGACTGGCTGACCGGACGGTGAACAGGGTGACCGATCACGGCGGCAGTCTCGTTCAGGCTTCGGCGCTCTTTCCGGATGCGCCTATGCCCTTTTTCGACCTGTCCACCGGCATCAACCCGAACCCCTATCCTTTTTCGCCGCTGCCTGCCAGCGCCGTCGAGCGCCTGCCCGAAGAGGCTGACATCGCCACACTCGCTGGTCGCGCCGCCGACCACTACGGCGCACCCTCTGCCGCCCATGTCATCGCTGCGCCGGGGACCCAGCTTCTCCTGCCGCTGGTCGCCTCGCTTCTGCCGCCCGGACCGGCCCGCATTCTCGGCCCCACCTATGCCGAACACGCGCGCGCCGCCGCACTGGCCGGACATGCGGTCGAGGAGGTGGAGCGTTTCGATGCTCTTTATGGCGCGCGGCTTGCCGTCGTGGTCAATCCAAACAATCCCGACGGGCGGCTGATCGGTCGCAGCGAATTGCTCGATCTTGCGGAAAACCTGCAGCGCTCGGGCGGCATCCTGGTGGTCGATGAGGCCTTCATGGATGTGGGACCGCGCCCCGAGAGTCTCGCCGGGGACGTGGATGCCGGCAACATCGTGGTGCTGCGCTCCTTCGGAAAGTTTTTCGGTCTCGCCGGCCTGCGGCTCGGCTTCGCGCTGGCTTCGCACGATGTGGCGCAATGGCTTGGTGACTGGCTGGGCCCATGGGCGGTTGCAGGGCCGGCGCTCCACGCGGGGCTCGAAGCGCTATCCGACCGCGACTGGCAGAGCACGATGCGCCAAGACCTGATCACGGCGCGGGTCAGGCTCGATGCCCTTTTCGACGACGCAGGCCTGTCGATCGAAACCGGCACCGATCTCTTCCGCTTCCTGCGTCATCCGCGCGCGGCGCAACTCTTCGATCATCTTGGTCGCAACGGCATTCTCGTTCGGCGATTTGCAGGCCGTCCCGATTGCCTGCGCATTGGCCTGCCGGGAGACGATCAGGGATTCGAACGTCTCGGCCTGGCGCTGGAAGGCTGGGCCGGGAGCGGTCAATAA